The nucleotide window AATTATGATGATGGAGCATGTCTGGGATTATTTATGGTTTTGTAATCATTCTAATGGTTGCTAGTATGAGTATTAAGCCTAATATAATTTTTAGGTTGCTTTCTGGTGCTTCAACTACTAGGCTAGCTCCCATGTATGAGCCTATTACTGTTGCTATGCCCATGGAGCCTGCTACGATCACACCGTAACTGTTCATGTGACCCATCCTCTGATGCTTTAATAGTCCACTGCTGATTGTTGGGATTGAGACTAGTAGGCTTGTGGTCCCCGCCAACTTGATGTCCATGCCGAATAGGAACATTAGGATTGGTATTCTGAATTCCCCTCCAGCTACACCAAACATTCCCGAAATCACCCCTATCACTAAACCGGATAAGGCTGCTAGGATTGAGAGTGTTGGTTCTGTTAGTGAAATCTTTCCTATGGGCCATCCCCATAATGGTTCAGAAATTATTCTAAATCCGACTAATATGAGGAAGATGGCAAGCAACTTCTTTAGGATTTTCGTGGGCAGTTTACCTGTCAATGCGGCTCCCATATAGGCTCCAATTATGGATCCAATAGACATGGTTAAGGCTATCCATAGTGATTCTTGAGAGAATATTCCAAGTTGAAATCTTCTGAGGAATGATGTTGACACTGATAGGAGACCTATAACTAAATTTACTGCCACACTGATTAGGATTGGCAGATTTGCCACATAGAGGAGGACTGGAAGTCTAAATTCACCTCCACCCACACCTATAAGTCCAGCTGCAAACCCGAATAGTAAACCGAAAAATGCACTTAAGAGGACTCTGAAAACATGGATATCCCTAGCGCACATATTGATACTTAAGTGTATTAATCCAACTAATTAAGGTTGACATTTAGTTTTATGAGGGGTGCAGTATGATTTTGTGGATGAGATGACATTCATGTTAAGTGGCGTTCCTTTACAAGCAATTCCACTGGCTTGTAATCGTAATTTAAATTGAAACTTCTTGGACCAATAATTTCAAGCCCCCTTGGAGTCCTCCATTCCCTTGGTCCAGGTGCCACAACTATTTTAACCTTCATTCCCACGTTAATTTTACTGTTGACAACTCCATAACCATCTTCATTTAACATTATTATTAAGTCTGGTGGCATGGCTATTGGCTCTTCATCCATCCATGCAAATATATTCTCATTTTTAACCCAAATTCTGAGTGTACTAGATGCATGTTTCCCAAAACCCTTAACATATACATTTCCAATTAGGAAGCCTTCAACTTCATTCAATTCATATCTATCGATAACCCCCTCGAAAATCACGTATCCATTGAGCTCCTCAGCTATTTTGGAGGCTACATCTAAACCTTTAGATTTAGCTTCATCAACCACTTCACCAATCTCAATGGCTCTACTCACACTACCATTAATTGCAACTCTACGGGCAACATCAACTTTAACTGGGCTATCTATGACGAAAACTGAACCCGAAACTTGACTTGCAATCCCCCTAACAATACCCTCATAATTGCCAATTGACGAGTATTCCTTGAAGATTATGTAGTCGCCATGGGGTGAAGCTATAACACTTGGGGCGAGACTTAAACCATTCAAGTAATATGTGCTATGGGTGAGTTCTGGGACACTCCTACCAGCTTGATCCCCATCAAGTAGTGGTAGATTTAGGATTGAAGCTAAATGTAGAGCTATAGCAGTATTTCCACCACCAATCTCAGTGGCCACAAACCCCTCCAACCTAGAACCCAAAACGCCCTCCAAAATCTTGAGAGCTTTCAACATAACGTCCTCAGTGAAGCTCTTCCTAGATGATTTGGATTTAGGGCTTGGCATACTCCCAGCAAAGTATGGCGTTGCCACATGGGAATCTAAATTCAATTCATCAAAGGAGCATAATTTAAGACTCCTCCCACAATTCAAATCTTCACATAGAAGTTTAAATCCACGATCAGGATCTCCTCCACCACCAACCCCAAGGATTGTTGCGCCAATAATTAGATGCTTCACATCACTATAGTTTAAGAGCCTCATAATTCACCCAAATAGGATTTAACAACCATAAGTATATATGAGCTTTTATCGAGAAGATTCAATTGAAAAGTGGAGAAGCCTGTAAAGGTTTGATTGCCCTACAAGTTTGGGTGATGTGATTTGAGGGTTGGATTTGAAGTTTTGGATGTTACACCACCAATAGGGGTTAGACTTGGAGGATATGCACATAGATTAGCTAAACCATCAAAATCCATCCACGACCCACTATACGTACACACAATATTCCTAGAGGGGGATGGTGGCGAAGCACTAATAGTCAGCATGGATGTTCTAGGTGTAAGTAGAGATTTAGCTGAAGGAATTAAAGATGAAATATCCAGGAGGACTGGATTGGGGAGGAAGGCAATATTCCTAACAGCCACACATACGCATTCAGGACCTGAAACAGTAACGCCAATGTGGCCTAACACATACCCATACACCGATAGGGAGAAGGCGACTTTGGAGGAGTGGATTGAGAAGCTTAAGGATAGGATTGCTGGGGCAAGTTTAATTGCAATGAATAGGATTGCTAAAGCTGAAATTAGAGTTGGAACCACGAAGGCTGAGGACTTAACATACAATAGGACGTATAAGGGTGGCTTGGTGGATGAGGATATCCCATACATATACTTCAAAACAGACTATGGGAGGATGATCCTAATGAATTATACATGCCACCCAGTATGCAACACTGATTTAGGGATATCATCAGACTATCCTGGAGCCATATACAGCAAAATGGATGAGTATAAGGTTAAATGTACATTCACAACTGGAGCCTCCGGGGATATTGATCCAAAATTTAAGGGTAGAAGCTACATGGATAAAATGGCTTCAAAAATAGCATTAAACGTTCTAGAAGACTTAACAAGTAAATCCATAGAACTTGAAAGGGCAGATCTCGATGTTGAAGAAGTCCATGTGAATGTGAAGTTTAAGGAGCCCCCAAGAATTATAGAGGCGAAAAGGAGGTATGAGGAAGCCTTGAGAGAGTATGGTGGAAGACTGGATGAGGAGGAGTACATGTGGAAACTACTATACGCTGAGGAGGAGTATGAAGTTGCAAAGGATGGTAGAATAATGGTTGAAACATTATTCAAAATCTTGAGGATTGGGAGGGAATTCATAATGATATCCATACCTGGAGAATTATTTGTGGAGCATGGTTTAAAGATTAAAAGCCACACATATTCAGCTGGATATGGGCATATTATGCTATCAAACTACTCTGAAGACTACATTGGATACATACCAGACATGAAGGCATATGAAATAGATGCATATGAAACGAAACTGACTAGGTGGAGTAGGATAACACCACAATCAGCAAACGAACTAGTATCAAGGATAATTGGAATGGTTAGACAAATGTAGCAAATGAAATGGCTTCAAGTAACATTCTTAAATTCATAAAGGCTTAAAGATTTATGAGGTTAAATGAGGAAATTCAAAGTATTCATACCTGAACCTGAATGGCCTGAATCACATAAACTATTCGATGAAATTGCCCAAGTAATCACGGGGGAAACTGGAGTATATTATGGTGAAGAGGAACTCATAAAAGCCCTCAAAGACTGCGATGCCATAATAATAACATCACAACACAGAGTTTCAAGGAAGGTGATCATGGAAAGCCCAAAACTTAAAGTTATAGGGAAGTATGGATCCAAACCTGGACCAGACAACGTGGATTTAGAAGCAGCCACGGAGAGGGGGATTCCAGTAGTATACTCACCGGAAGCCAATTCCGATAGCGTTGCAGAATTCACAGTAACCCTAACACTATGCCTACTAAAAAGGGTATGCTTCCTAGAAAACGCCCTTAAAAATGGGATTTGGAGAGATAAACTCCTAGTGGATAGGAGGAACTTCACCCATGAACTTAAGGGTAAAGTTGTTGGTGTAATAGGTTTAGGAGCCATAGGGAAGAGGGTTGCAAGAATACTACAAGCATTTGGAGTGAAACTTTTAGGTTACGATCCATATGTGAAGCCGGAAGCCTTATCAGGGATAAATATAACTTTAACCAACGATCTAAAACATCTACTCAAGGAATCAGATATAGTGACAATACATGCAGCTTTAACAAAGGAAACGTATCACATGATTGGTGAAGCGGAATTAAAGCTTATGAAGCCCACAGCATACCTAATAAACACGGCGCGGGGAGCCATAATTGATGAGCAAGCTCTAATAAAGGCTTTGAGGGAGGGGTGGATAGCTGGAGCAGCATTAGACGTATTTGAGAGGGAGCCTCCAAATAGAGATAACCCACTACTACAATTAAGCAACGTAATAGTCACACCACACTTCGCTTCATGCACATATGAAGCTTATGAAAGGGAAACAGTTACAGTACATAGGGATGTTATAAGAGTTTTAAGTGGATACAAGCCAGAACACATTGCAAACCCAGAAGTCC belongs to Candidatus Culexarchaeum yellowstonense and includes:
- a CDS encoding hydroxyacid dehydrogenase; translation: MRKFKVFIPEPEWPESHKLFDEIAQVITGETGVYYGEEELIKALKDCDAIIITSQHRVSRKVIMESPKLKVIGKYGSKPGPDNVDLEAATERGIPVVYSPEANSDSVAEFTVTLTLCLLKRVCFLENALKNGIWRDKLLVDRRNFTHELKGKVVGVIGLGAIGKRVARILQAFGVKLLGYDPYVKPEALSGINITLTNDLKHLLKESDIVTIHAALTKETYHMIGEAELKLMKPTAYLINTARGAIIDEQALIKALREGWIAGAALDVFEREPPNRDNPLLQLSNVIVTPHFASCTYEAYERETVTVHRDVIRVLSGYKPEHIANPEVLEKRVDLKDYA
- a CDS encoding sulfite exporter TauE/SafE family protein, with the protein product MCARDIHVFRVLLSAFFGLLFGFAAGLIGVGGGEFRLPVLLYVANLPILISVAVNLVIGLLSVSTSFLRRFQLGIFSQESLWIALTMSIGSIIGAYMGAALTGKLPTKILKKLLAIFLILVGFRIISEPLWGWPIGKISLTEPTLSILAALSGLVIGVISGMFGVAGGEFRIPILMFLFGMDIKLAGTTSLLVSIPTISSGLLKHQRMGHMNSYGVIVAGSMGIATVIGSYMGASLVVEAPESNLKIILGLILILATIRMITKP
- a CDS encoding DUF917 domain-containing protein, producing MRLLNYSDVKHLIIGATILGVGGGGDPDRGFKLLCEDLNCGRSLKLCSFDELNLDSHVATPYFAGSMPSPKSKSSRKSFTEDVMLKALKILEGVLGSRLEGFVATEIGGGNTAIALHLASILNLPLLDGDQAGRSVPELTHSTYYLNGLSLAPSVIASPHGDYIIFKEYSSIGNYEGIVRGIASQVSGSVFVIDSPVKVDVARRVAINGSVSRAIEIGEVVDEAKSKGLDVASKIAEELNGYVIFEGVIDRYELNEVEGFLIGNVYVKGFGKHASSTLRIWVKNENIFAWMDEEPIAMPPDLIIMLNEDGYGVVNSKINVGMKVKIVVAPGPREWRTPRGLEIIGPRSFNLNYDYKPVELLVKERHLT